The window CAATCGTGGATCGAACAGACGCATGACGCCATCGCAAAAATTGGCTCGAGCTCGTCATTGCTTCCAGGCTTGGCTGAACGCTCAGCCTGAAGAAGATTCGCCGGAAACCATCCAGATTCGACCAGAAGAAACCAAGGTCGAATGGAGCGAAACCGTCTTTATCTGCGACGGATTCTATCGGGGCCGTCGGTTTCGAACCGACTCGGCATCGGCAATTTGGTTCACTGAAGAGCACGAATTGAAGATTCACGATGCCGACGGAGCCTGCGTGGCCACGCTCACATCAGCCGAGATGGAAGCTCAATTTGCCGCCGCCCAACCGCAGACCGACACAGCTCAAACCGAGCCAATGCGTCGAGCTGCTTAGCGACGAGCTGCAAAGACAGGCGTCAGGACTCGAGAAATTCTAACCGCTTCTCGAGTGCCTCCAATTTCGCGGTCACGCTGTCCAGTCGTTCTTGAATCTTGTCGATGCGGTCATCATTGGCCGCTTTTGCCGGAGACGTCGATCCGGATTCCGCTTGCGAGGGCGCCGCACTGGATGCATCCTGCTTTTTGATTTTATCAACCAGATACAAGCGTTCTTGCGGTGTGTACAAGCAATGTGCAAACGTTTGCCCGCGACCGGGTGGCGTCAATGATTCGACCAAGCCCTTTTCGATCAACGAATCCAATTCCGTTTTGAGTGAATCCAGATCGGGAAACTTGTGCATCCGCGAAGCACGTGTGCGCAGTTCACCAGCCGTTTGCGGCCCACGCAGCATCAACTCGGTGACGATCGCGGCTCCGGGACTATCCACTCCCAACCATTCGTAGGCTGCGTGGCGATACTTCGTTACTCGTCCGCTGCCTTGAATCTCCCGTGCGGCACCGGCTGCTCGAAGTTCGTCTAGAGCCAACAGGGCATCGGACTCATCCACCTGCATCTGAGGCGAACGATTTGATTTTTGATTGCAACCCGTGATCAAACCGGCCAATGACAATGGATAGCCATCAGGCGTCGTCTTGGCCTTCTCGACCAACACGCCCAAACATCGCCTCGCGGTGGCGGACAGCGGCTTGGGTTGGCTGGATTCATTTTCAGCAGCGTTTTCTTCGTTCATTCCATTACCTACTGGATGCAAACCGTGGTGTGTCGATCGGGATCGCACATGCGACAAGAAACCGAAAGGTTCCAACGAACCTCGCGTCAATCCTTTTGAACTCAAAACGAACCAGCCATGGTAACTTTTTCGAGTCTTCTTGGCAGCAACCGAGGATTTCCGCGAGTCGCACTCTCGAAGCGGGGCTCCAGACCGTATCATCATGCGTTGGGCTGCTCACGAGGATGCGGCCACAAACTTTTCGACTTGTGTAGGTGGAGCCGCTGACGGTGGACACGTATCTGATCATCCTGATTGTTCTAGTCGCCTTGTTGGCCATCGCGATCGCAATGGCCGTCTGGAAGCCGCGATTGTTTGTTCGCTGCTTGTTCCGTCCGGTGTTAGAAATTTTCTACCGGAAAC of the Rhodopirellula baltica SH 1 genome contains:
- a CDS encoding YceH family protein, yielding MNEENAAENESSQPKPLSATARRCLGVLVEKAKTTPDGYPLSLAGLITGCNQKSNRSPQMQVDESDALLALDELRAAGAAREIQGSGRVTKYRHAAYEWLGVDSPGAAIVTELMLRGPQTAGELRTRASRMHKFPDLDSLKTELDSLIEKGLVESLTPPGRGQTFAHCLYTPQERLYLVDKIKKQDASSAAPSQAESGSTSPAKAANDDRIDKIQERLDSVTAKLEALEKRLEFLES